In Lycium barbarum isolate Lr01 chromosome 9, ASM1917538v2, whole genome shotgun sequence, the DNA window TTTTTATTCAATTTGACGtagtttaagggtatttttaaTCTTTTGTGTATAGAGTAAATGAAAATATAATGTTTGTGTTTTGTTGTGTACAAATACAATAGAGTGAGAGTTTCGGGCGTGAGGGTTAGGGCGACGAGGAGCGTCGCTTTGCCGTGGCCGATAACTCCATTATCAGCGGTAACTTTTTCCTTTTGATTACACAACAGCTTCCACTGAGCATATCTTTTGTTTTTCCCACAAGTTTATACCTCTTTAgtcttttcactttttttttttctatatcttATGCTACATTTCCATTTAATTGCTGTCAatacagtgaatttatatgtccaGTTCACCTGGTTGATTGGTTGATCGTATTTCTAACTATTACTGTAGATTCTTACTACTAATGTTTTGTTTTGATGTTCCATGGAAGTGATTTATACATTTTGCACAAAGTGAAAGCAAATTCCTTGTCTACTAAAAGGAATTGAGAGTGGTGGGTGGGTGGGTAAGCGTTGGGGTGAATATGAGGTGCGTTCAAACTTCAAAGGGTGGTGGTGGCACATGTTGATTTTTTCTGTTAGTGGGACGACAAAATTTGCTTTTTTCATTCATAGGGGAAAAATTCTGGTATCACAGACCATTGTTACATGCATAGACTGTTCGTGTTCTTCCTCACTTCTTATCTTTTTACTTGCTTCCCATCATTGTTTTTAGTTGTATGGAGAATGACTCTCAAAATGCGCATAATATTAAAGATATAGAACAGTTTCTTGAATCTGGGAAGAAGAAGTCTCCATTTGGTTTCAATTGGTTTGAAATACACACCTCGATGCATTCAGAGGTAGAGGTAGGCAGTAGAAGAActgggggaggtgattagacaggacatgacacagCTTCAGCTTACTacggacatgaccctagataggaaggTATTGAGGCTGAGGATTAAGGTATAAGTTTAGTAGGTAGCCAAGTGTGTTGCTTTTTAGGTGGGAGAGGCCGGGGTCTAAGCTCCTCTCCACTTCTCCTTTATTAGTAGTACAAGTTAGTAATTGAGTAGTTTCTTATTCTTCAATGTGTATTACTATCTgtctatgttactcggactcttcattttcggtgccgcacccgtgtcgacacGACATGGGTGTGGATGTGGGATCCGTACCCGATCTGATCAACTGATTTTggatactttgaccaaaatcgacGTAGAAATTCTGGACAGATTTAATGATTTCTTTAATCAAAACTAAAGCtaaggtgaaattgaagaaaatggaataccttgTATATAAAAATTTCTATGTCACTCTGTTTCCTTTTATCTCCTTTTGGGATTCTCCCCTTGATCAATATTTTTTCCTTAAGTTTTCCACATAATATTCCATAATTTAGATTTAATaactctatttttagatatttgattttttttagccgaatccccgcacccgtatccataaCTGGATCTGTATCcctgaatcttaaaatttagatcatgaaggatccgacacctagatccgcacccgtatcggacacccgcacccgagtccgtgTAACTTAGCTATCTGTTTAAGTTGCGTGGACTCTTCGTTTTTGATGCCGCACCTGTCTCGACATGGGACCGGTGCGGGATACATCTCGGATACGGTCAACCAACTTCGGATACATTGACCAGAGTCCATGGacaaatttgaggggaaaattgagattttgatttctcaaaatgaAAGATAAAACAGATGTAAGACATGGGAAATGACATGCCTTCAATATTATAGTCCTTTTGTCTCATATTCGTTGCTTCATGTTTCAGGCCgaacaaagaaaaatcaagaattcaaggGGTCGTGTTCTTTATAgctctatttttataattttgaattttcttagccaAATCCCTGCACCCGTATCCATACCTGGATCCACACCCCCGAATTTAAAATTTTAGATTTTGCCGAATCCGACACTCGGATCCGTACCTGTACCGCGGACACCATCACCCGAGCCCGAGCAACTTAGCTATCTGTTGCTTCATTTACTTTGTATCTTCCTATTTTGCTATCATATTCTTTTTCTTTCAACCCTACTTCgaattctttttcttttgagaCGAGAGTCAATTGGAAACAGTCTcgctaccccacaaaggtaggggtaaggtcttcttacatcctaccctccccaaaccccacttgtggaattacactgggtatgttgttgttggtgcaTGCAGATGTAGTTTTCATGTATAAATTAACTTATCTGAACTTTCAACCCACTCCGTGTCATTCTTCTCATATAAGGATTTTCATGACCACTTTTAATTTCCATATCATAAAAATCCTTATTATTGCTGTTTACTGTTAGGGGATACCATGGTTCAGGATCTTTCTGCTGTCAGTTTTCACATAAGAATTAGATATCTCCAATGTTACGTTGCGAGGATTAATCAATTGGACTGGACTGTGATTTGTATATAGTGAGAGAACGCCTTGAGTAGTTGAGTTCCTTTTGGGATGAGTAGGCAGTACCACTAGAACAGAGGTGCAACATGGCAGTCCTGCTCTTTAACTAGAATTTTCTTTTGATTACATTGTGGCCCAAATGGATTTGATAAGCACACTCATTAATGTGCAAATAGAAGACTTGTGTTTTAGTGCTTCCAGAACAAGTCGAACTACTTCTTTCCTTTTGCATTTGAATATTTGATTCAGTCTTCAGATCATTTTCTAGGAAATGATCCTGAAACAATTATGAAGTTGCTTTTATTGTTTCCGGACTTCggaataaggaaaaataagagTGCTTTCCCTTGCCAAACGAGCCTAAGGAAACTAAAGTGCCAAATGAGCTATAATGGTGGTCTCAACCTAGAATGGAACGAGGTGAAAAACTACATGAAGATCCTTGATATGAGTAATTGCATTTGATTATGAACCAGCATTGGACCTGTTATTGACTTCTTCCTTATAGCATATCctagtttttgtttttttttcaaattctgTTCATTCAGTCCCCGTCAATATTAAAGACATCTTTCGTTGTGGGTGACGTAGGTATTGTTGTTGCGGACAGTAAGATCTTCTAAAATGTGTTTACTTCTTTTTAGTTAGTTTGGATGATGAAGTTTTATTCAATATACATATCGGTCTAGTTGTTGATTTGTATGTTATTCTGCAAGTTTGAAATTTAACCCTTTTGAATTGGATGTTGGCCTGGGCGTTGAGCCGAGCTAGCCAAACCCAACCGAGCCAGAGCTCAACCGAGCTTTTTACAACACCTAATCGAGCTGAGCCCGAGCTCGAGCCAAGCCTGAATATAATCACAttgatacattatggttagttgttattgatttcctttaAGGAAATAAACACTAATATATCTCTTTCTGAAGGATGTGATTACTATGTGGTTTTCGcttttgatacaaaatattcagataCTAATAGCTAATCTCCTTGAAGGAGATCTATTAAATCATAATAAATTGATTGATTAAAATAAGCATTACGCTTAAATTGGTGATTGCATTCAAGTGATTGAAAAATATACATTATTAGTTAAGATTAGAACTCAAATGATGTTAACTTAATATTAAAATGTAGAATAGAgcttttggaaaaaataaaaataaaataaagcaacTATAAATTCAAAAAATTTGGACAATATTAAATTTCTTTAATTcctttaatttaaattttaaatgttAATTACATTTTGTGCCACGATATGAGCTGAGCCTGCTCTACCAAGCTCGAGCTTCCATCCAGTTTATCCGAGCCAAGCCAAAGTTTGACCGAAACTGAGCCGAGCTAAAATACAGGCTAGGCGAGCCCTGAGCTGGCTTGGCTCGTTGCCCAGGCAATTGATATGATGCTTGACATTACTGTGGTACACATGCAAAGCATAATTTGCCTTACTGTTGCATATATTCCATACCTAATGTTTGTAGCTTTATCCGAGGAATTTGTTTATATGTTGGTTATTAATAGGTTCCCACTTAAAATGCTGTCCATGACACTACAGATGGATTCTGAAGCTAATGAAATGCAACAGAAACAAGAACGCTTGAGAACAAGATGGACACCCTCCCTGGACATGGTTTTTGCTGACCTTGTTGTTGAGCAGATTAAGCTGGGGAACCGGCCGAACAATGTCTTTGATAAGAAAACTTGGAATTATATACGTGATGAGTTTAATAGACAGACAAACCTTCATTTCAATAACAACCAACTAAGAAAGCACCTTGATGTGTTGCGCACTCGTTACTACAACCTTAAATCTGCTTCTGATCAAAATGATGCTTTGGATGAATCTTGCTACATTGGTTTTGACCTATGGGAAGACATTGGGGTATTTCTCAGTCTCTCCTTTTCTATATATGCTagtattttcaattaattttccTAACAGATTCATGGAAAACAGGCTCAGCCTAGGCCTGAATCAAGCAAAACCAAGGAGTGCCCTATCTATGAGCAGCTGTGCACAATATTTGCTGACTCGGGTGCTGATGGGAAGTACGCCCAATCAAGTCACTATGCAGGGCTGGACAAATCTGCCGGGATAGATACCTCATTTAAAGAAAATGGCAACTTGGCTTCTGTAAATCCTTCATCATCAACACCTTTACACAGTGCTTCTACTTCACAACAAACTACAACAAGGACTGTAGCTGGTAAAAAGAGAAAGTGTCCATCAGAGATGGTTCCTGCTGCAGGCCAGAACTGCGAGGATAAAGAGATAATTGATGCTATGGCAGAAGCGATGCGGGAGATGATTGCTGCTTCAAAGTTTCAGACAGTTGCAATGCCTCAAGTTGATGGAAGCTTTACAGTCCGTAAATGTATCAAAGCTTTGGATGAGATAGAAGGCGTTGCAGACAATCTTTACTATGCAGCTTTGGATTTATTCGACAATCCCAGTCTAAGGGAGATGTTCATTTGTCTTAACAGCAGCAGCATACGGCTGACATGGTTGCAGGGGAAATGT includes these proteins:
- the LOC132608986 gene encoding L10-interacting MYB domain-containing protein-like isoform X1, whose translation is MLSMTLQMDSEANEMQQKQERLRTRWTPSLDMVFADLVVEQIKLGNRPNNVFDKKTWNYIRDEFNRQTNLHFNNNQLRKHLDVLRTRYYNLKSASDQNDALDESCYIGFDLWEDIGAQPRPESSKTKECPIYEQLCTIFADSGADGKYAQSSHYAGLDKSAGIDTSFKENGNLASVNPSSSTPLHSASTSQQTTTRTVAGKKRKCPSEMVPAAGQNCEDKEIIDAMAEAMREMIAASKFQTVAMPQVDGSFTVRKCIKALDEIEGVADNLYYAALDLFDNPSLREMFICLNSSSIRLTWLQGKCANLASLLPPGLQV
- the LOC132608986 gene encoding L10-interacting MYB domain-containing protein-like isoform X2, which translates into the protein MDSEANEMQQKQERLRTRWTPSLDMVFADLVVEQIKLGNRPNNVFDKKTWNYIRDEFNRQTNLHFNNNQLRKHLDVLRTRYYNLKSASDQNDALDESCYIGFDLWEDIGAQPRPESSKTKECPIYEQLCTIFADSGADGKYAQSSHYAGLDKSAGIDTSFKENGNLASVNPSSSTPLHSASTSQQTTTRTVAGKKRKCPSEMVPAAGQNCEDKEIIDAMAEAMREMIAASKFQTVAMPQVDGSFTVRKCIKALDEIEGVADNLYYAALDLFDNPSLREMFICLNSSSIRLTWLQGKCANLASLLPPGLQV